One Streptomyces mobaraensis NBRC 13819 = DSM 40847 DNA segment encodes these proteins:
- a CDS encoding MFS transporter codes for MVLPEVPVSPADSKRWRTLPVVSLAQLMVVLDATIVNIALPSAQHDLGMSDTDRQWVITAYALAFGGLLLVGGRVCGALGRRRAFLTGLVGFAAASALGGAAGDAGTLFAARALQGLCATLLAPAALSLLALTFTDARERGRAFGVFAGVGAGGAALGVVAGGLLTQYADWRWCLYINVPMAALALAGTPFLLRDRPDRGLPRVDVPGALLSAAGLVALVYAFAQAEPRGWTDPVVLTLLTGGVLLLALFAAVETRAPHPLLPPRVLLHRARGTAFSSVFLMFVAMFGFFLFVSYYTQTILGYSAVRAGMVLLVNAVGGIVGSVGVAGRLHRRTAPRVLIVVSLLSAAAGMLVLTQLTATSSHVFLVYLLPAQILTGLGLGCLLATATDLVTAGMGPADAGIASAAYNAVQQLGAALGTALLNSVATSVTAGYLDRHGRGRDAVDAGTVHGYTVALWVAFAVLVCGALTAGALSPSGPAGSGAHATGPAS; via the coding sequence ATGGTGCTGCCCGAAGTCCCGGTGTCCCCGGCCGACTCCAAGCGCTGGCGGACCCTGCCGGTGGTGAGCCTCGCCCAGCTGATGGTCGTGCTGGACGCGACGATCGTGAACATCGCCCTGCCCTCGGCACAGCACGACCTGGGCATGTCCGACACCGACCGGCAATGGGTGATCACGGCCTACGCCCTCGCCTTCGGTGGACTCCTGCTCGTCGGCGGCCGGGTCTGCGGCGCCCTCGGCCGCCGCCGCGCCTTCCTCACCGGCCTGGTGGGGTTCGCCGCGGCCTCCGCCCTCGGCGGAGCCGCCGGCGACGCCGGCACGCTCTTCGCGGCCCGCGCCCTCCAGGGCCTGTGCGCCACACTCCTCGCCCCGGCGGCCCTCTCCCTGCTCGCCCTGACCTTCACCGACGCCCGCGAACGCGGCCGGGCGTTCGGGGTGTTCGCCGGCGTCGGCGCCGGCGGCGCCGCCCTCGGCGTGGTCGCCGGCGGCCTGCTCACCCAGTACGCCGACTGGCGTTGGTGCCTCTACATCAACGTCCCCATGGCCGCCCTCGCCCTGGCCGGCACCCCGTTCCTGCTCCGCGACCGGCCCGACCGCGGCCTGCCGCGCGTCGACGTGCCCGGCGCGCTGCTCAGCGCCGCCGGTCTGGTCGCCCTGGTCTATGCCTTCGCCCAGGCCGAACCGCGCGGCTGGACCGACCCCGTGGTCCTCACGCTGCTGACCGGAGGCGTCCTGCTCCTCGCCCTCTTCGCCGCCGTCGAGACCAGGGCACCCCACCCGCTGCTGCCGCCGCGCGTCCTGCTGCACCGCGCCCGCGGCACCGCCTTCTCGTCGGTCTTCCTCATGTTCGTCGCGATGTTCGGGTTCTTCCTGTTCGTCAGCTACTACACGCAGACGATCCTGGGCTACTCCGCCGTCCGCGCGGGCATGGTCCTGCTCGTCAACGCCGTCGGCGGGATCGTCGGTTCGGTCGGCGTCGCGGGGCGGCTGCACCGGCGCACCGCTCCCCGCGTCCTGATCGTCGTGAGCCTGCTCTCCGCCGCCGCCGGGATGCTGGTCCTCACCCAGCTCACCGCCACCAGCTCCCACGTCTTCCTCGTCTACCTGCTGCCCGCCCAGATCCTTACCGGCCTCGGCCTCGGCTGCCTCCTGGCCACCGCGACCGACCTGGTGACCGCCGGCATGGGCCCGGCCGACGCCGGCATCGCCTCCGCCGCCTACAACGCCGTCCAGCAACTGGGCGCCGCCCTCGGCACCGCCCTGCTCAACTCCGTCGCCACCAGCGTCACCGCCGGCTACCTGGACCGCCACGGACGCGGCCGCGACGCCGTCGACGCCGGGACCGTGCACGGTTACACCGTGGCCCTCTGGGTCGCCTTCGCCGTCCTCGTCTGCGGCGCGCTCACCGCCGGCGCGCTCTCCCCGAGCGGACCGGCCGGCAGCGGCGCCCACGCCACCGGACCGGCCTCCTGA
- a CDS encoding mechanosensitive ion channel family protein — protein sequence MTGDLTLHDGITAGIAVVAGLLAAVLLRMILRWLAERALRTRWIGDDIIVDILRTLAPCAAVAAGVAVGAAALPLNHQVRHTVNQTLVAVVMLSATFTAARVISGLIRTVTQSRSGVAGQATIFVNITRITVLAMGFLVILETLGISIAPLLTALGVGGLAIALAMRDTLANLFAGVHILVSKTVQPGDYIRLSSGEEGYVVDINWRNTVVEQLSNNLVIIPNAQLAGTNMTNFSRPEQPLTVTVQVGVGYDSDLEHVEKVTNEVVASVMRDVDGAVPDHEPAVRFHTFGDSRIGFTVILGVGEYSDKYRIKHEFIKRLHQRYRAEGIRIPAPARTVSLQGGDADPLIPHPRTPSDTAADRPAPRR from the coding sequence GTGACCGGGGATCTGACGTTGCACGACGGGATCACCGCGGGCATCGCGGTGGTCGCCGGGCTGCTGGCGGCCGTGCTGCTGCGGATGATCCTGCGGTGGCTCGCCGAACGGGCCCTGCGGACCCGCTGGATCGGCGACGACATCATCGTCGACATCCTGCGCACCCTCGCCCCCTGCGCGGCGGTGGCCGCCGGCGTGGCGGTGGGCGCCGCGGCCCTGCCGCTGAACCACCAGGTGCGGCACACCGTCAACCAGACGCTGGTGGCGGTGGTGATGCTCAGCGCCACCTTCACCGCGGCCCGCGTGATCAGCGGTCTGATCCGGACGGTGACGCAGTCCCGCTCCGGAGTGGCCGGCCAGGCCACGATATTCGTCAACATCACGCGCATCACGGTCCTGGCGATGGGCTTCCTGGTCATCCTGGAGACCCTCGGCATCTCGATAGCCCCGCTGCTCACCGCCCTCGGCGTCGGCGGTCTGGCCATCGCCCTGGCCATGCGGGACACCCTGGCCAACCTCTTCGCCGGTGTGCACATCCTGGTCTCCAAGACGGTCCAGCCCGGCGACTACATCCGGCTCAGCAGCGGTGAGGAGGGCTATGTCGTCGACATCAACTGGCGCAACACCGTCGTCGAGCAGCTCTCCAACAACCTGGTCATCATCCCGAACGCCCAGCTGGCCGGGACCAACATGACCAATTTCAGCCGGCCCGAGCAGCCGCTGACCGTCACCGTGCAGGTGGGCGTCGGCTACGACAGCGACCTGGAGCACGTGGAGAAGGTCACCAACGAGGTCGTCGCGAGCGTCATGCGGGACGTCGACGGTGCCGTACCCGACCACGAACCGGCCGTGCGCTTCCACACCTTCGGCGACTCCCGCATCGGATTCACCGTGATCCTCGGGGTCGGCGAGTACAGCGACAAGTACCGCATCAAGCACGAGTTCATCAAGCGCCTGCACCAGCGCTACCGCGCCGAGGGCATCCGCATCCCGGCCCCCGCGCGCACGGTCTCCCTCCAGGGCGGCGACGCCGACCCACTGATCCCACACCCGCGCACCCCGTCCGACACCGCGGCCGACCGCCCGGCGCCCCGGCGCTGA
- the argF gene encoding ornithine carbamoyltransferase, whose amino-acid sequence MTRPPPAARRAAPAADGEIPDHLLRVGDLAPETLRTLLDRAEAMKREPLGWADGLRGGAVGCVFEKPSTRTRVSLAAAAQRLGMAAVVLNRDELQLGRGETVADTARVLSSYLDAVAVRTFEHRVLERMAEVSEVPVVNALSDSHHPCQSLADLLALREHFGTLKGLRAAFVGDGGSNTCNSFLSACAATGMHLTIARPAGYATDPGLLDEARETMRRTGGSVSVTEEPEDAVRGAHAVYAEVWVPMDRRDEADERRRRLARYRVDDRLLAHAPGDAVVLHCLPAVRGEEITSEVLDGPRCLAWQQAANRLPTAQAVLHALITAARRRAV is encoded by the coding sequence ATGACCCGACCGCCACCGGCGGCCCGCCGGGCGGCCCCCGCCGCGGACGGCGAGATTCCGGACCACCTGCTGCGCGTCGGCGACCTGGCCCCGGAGACCCTGCGGACCCTCCTGGACCGGGCGGAGGCGATGAAGCGGGAGCCACTGGGGTGGGCCGACGGTCTGCGGGGCGGGGCCGTCGGGTGCGTCTTCGAGAAGCCGTCCACGCGGACGCGGGTGTCGCTGGCCGCCGCCGCCCAGCGGCTCGGCATGGCCGCCGTGGTGCTGAACCGGGACGAGCTCCAGCTCGGCCGCGGCGAGACCGTCGCCGACACGGCCCGGGTCCTCTCGTCGTACCTCGACGCCGTCGCCGTGCGCACCTTCGAACACCGCGTGCTGGAGCGGATGGCCGAGGTGTCCGAGGTGCCGGTCGTCAACGCGCTGAGCGACAGCCACCACCCGTGTCAGTCCCTCGCCGACCTGCTCGCCCTGCGGGAGCACTTCGGGACGCTGAAGGGCCTGCGGGCCGCCTTCGTCGGCGACGGCGGGAGCAACACCTGCAACTCCTTCCTCTCCGCCTGCGCCGCCACCGGCATGCACCTGACCATCGCCCGTCCCGCCGGCTACGCGACGGATCCCGGCCTGCTGGACGAGGCCCGCGAGACGATGCGGCGCACGGGCGGGTCCGTCTCCGTGACCGAGGAACCGGAGGACGCCGTCCGGGGCGCGCACGCCGTCTACGCCGAGGTGTGGGTGCCCATGGACCGGCGCGACGAGGCCGACGAGCGCCGTCGGCGCCTGGCCCGCTACCGGGTGGACGACCGGCTCCTGGCCCACGCCCCCGGCGACGCCGTGGTGCTGCACTGCCTGCCCGCCGTCCGCGGCGAGGAGATCACCTCGGAGGTCCTCGACGGCCCCCGCTGCCTCGCCTGGCAGCAGGCCGCCAACCGGCTCCCCACCGCCCAGGCGGTGCTCCACGCCCTGATCACCGCGGCCCGCCGGCGGGCGGTCTGA
- a CDS encoding DUF5997 family protein, with protein sequence MTTHKTAQTMKPATAAKKLGVYLEATPASFREGVVSRQELNALQADPPEWLRDLRRDGPHPRPVVAAKLGVSIAGLARGGVTEALTTEQIEALKEERPEWLERERATQAEVRKEAQRIKERNAQRAAAESAGS encoded by the coding sequence ATGACCACGCACAAAACCGCCCAGACGATGAAGCCCGCGACCGCGGCGAAGAAGCTGGGGGTGTACCTGGAAGCCACCCCCGCCTCGTTCCGGGAGGGTGTGGTCTCCCGCCAGGAGCTGAACGCGCTCCAGGCCGACCCGCCGGAGTGGCTGCGTGACCTGCGGCGCGACGGGCCGCACCCGCGTCCCGTGGTCGCCGCGAAGCTCGGCGTCTCCATCGCGGGCCTGGCCCGGGGCGGCGTCACCGAGGCGCTCACCACGGAGCAGATCGAGGCGCTCAAGGAGGAGCGGCCCGAGTGGCTGGAGCGCGAGCGCGCCACGCAGGCCGAGGTCCGCAAGGAGGCGCAGCGGATCAAGGAGCGGAACGCCCAGCGGGCCGCCGCCGAGTCCGCCGGTTCCTGA
- a CDS encoding LysR family substrate-binding domain-containing protein — translation MTGSQDSPTFRLAYVPGVTPDKWVRIWNERLPEVPLTLLSVPPHEAPGVLRAGGADAALLRLPVDGTDLSAIPLYTETTVVIVPKDHLLTAVDEAAVADLADEIVLHPLDDALGWERLPGRPALERPATTADAVELVAAGIGVLVVPQSLARLHHRKDLTYRPLTDAPQSRVALSWPEERTTELVEHFIGVVRGRTPNSTRGPQLPAAQERRTGGAGTAGRKGGGAPRKAAAGQSGRKTVGQGGKKGAGKNTAKGAGKGGAQRGTGGRRRGGR, via the coding sequence GTGACAGGCTCGCAAGACTCCCCCACGTTCCGGCTCGCCTACGTCCCGGGAGTGACACCCGACAAATGGGTGCGTATCTGGAACGAACGCCTGCCCGAGGTGCCGCTGACCCTGCTGTCGGTGCCCCCGCACGAGGCGCCCGGCGTGCTCCGCGCCGGCGGCGCCGACGCCGCGCTGCTCCGGCTCCCGGTGGACGGTACGGACCTCAGCGCCATCCCGCTGTACACCGAGACCACCGTGGTGATCGTCCCCAAGGACCACCTCCTCACGGCGGTGGACGAGGCGGCGGTCGCCGACCTCGCCGACGAGATCGTCCTGCACCCGCTGGACGACGCCCTGGGCTGGGAGCGGCTGCCGGGGCGGCCCGCGCTGGAGCGGCCCGCCACGACCGCCGACGCCGTCGAGCTGGTCGCGGCCGGCATCGGCGTCCTCGTCGTCCCGCAGTCCCTCGCCCGACTGCACCACCGCAAGGACCTCACCTACCGGCCGCTGACCGACGCCCCGCAGTCGCGGGTCGCCCTGTCCTGGCCCGAGGAGCGGACCACCGAGCTCGTCGAGCACTTCATCGGCGTCGTCCGCGGCCGTACCCCCAACAGCACGCGCGGGCCCCAGCTGCCCGCGGCCCAGGAGCGCCGGACGGGCGGGGCGGGGACCGCCGGGCGGAAGGGCGGCGGCGCGCCCCGGAAGGCCGCCGCCGGGCAGAGCGGCAGGAAGACCGTCGGGCAGGGCGGTAAGAAGGGCGCCGGGAAGAACACCGCGAAGGGCGCGGGCAAGGGCGGCGCCCAGCGCGGCACCGGCGGCCGGCGGCGCGGAGGCCGCTGA